In Flavobacterium sp. N3904, one DNA window encodes the following:
- a CDS encoding transporter produces the protein MKKIIVLLTLVLIHSYCKGQDLPSIQTDRPDQTECPFIVPQNYFQLENGLSFEQIDANTNQIVAPTILTRFGINDHFELRLTTEYIVNTEISNTVSGISPIYVGFKTRLFEEKGIIPVTSFIGQIMLPKMASRQFQTTNYAPEFRFTMQHTLSSKQTLSYNMGAEWDGETPAATFLYTLTTGYSFTEKIGGYIEFYGFFPQFEKPDNRFDAGFTYLINPNQQLDLSGGISLSKTSPDYYVSVGYSFRFKI, from the coding sequence ATGAAAAAAATAATAGTACTATTGACCTTGGTTTTAATCCACAGCTATTGTAAAGGGCAGGATTTACCTTCGATCCAAACCGATAGACCCGACCAAACCGAATGCCCATTCATCGTACCGCAAAATTACTTTCAATTGGAAAATGGTCTTTCGTTTGAACAAATAGATGCAAATACCAATCAAATTGTTGCTCCAACAATTTTGACCCGTTTTGGAATTAACGACCATTTTGAACTACGGCTAACTACAGAATACATTGTAAACACAGAAATATCGAATACAGTTTCGGGAATTAGTCCGATTTATGTAGGTTTTAAAACCCGTCTGTTTGAAGAAAAAGGAATCATTCCAGTTACCTCTTTTATTGGTCAGATTATGTTGCCAAAAATGGCTTCCCGACAATTTCAAACTACCAATTATGCTCCAGAATTTAGATTTACAATGCAGCACACATTGAGCAGTAAACAGACTTTAAGCTATAACATGGGCGCCGAATGGGATGGAGAAACGCCTGCTGCCACTTTTTTGTATACGCTGACAACCGGTTATTCCTTTACGGAAAAAATAGGAGGTTATATTGAATTCTATGGATTCTTCCCTCAATTTGAAAAACCAGACAATCGATTTGATGCAGGGTTTACTTATTTAATAAATCCAAACCAGCAATTGGATCTTTCGGGAGGAATCAGTTTGTCTAAAACTTCTCCCGACTATTATGTTTCTGTTGGTTATTCCTTCCGATTCAAAATATAA
- a CDS encoding aminotransferase class V-fold PLP-dependent enzyme, which produces MRTEHHCAQPILRRIGVTFRPSLAFYNTCQDVDVFIETLWKLRSAK; this is translated from the coding sequence GTGCGCACCGAACATCATTGTGCACAACCTATTTTAAGAAGAATAGGAGTTACCTTTCGGCCATCCTTAGCTTTTTATAATACTTGTCAGGATGTAGATGTGTTTATAGAAACGCTGTGGAAACTTAGAAGTGCAAAATAA
- a CDS encoding efflux transporter outer membrane subunit: MMNKYKISVVILALALFPMGCMVGPKYARPEEQKATAFKYQGANADTSAAVTNVKWFDLFNDDVLKGLINKGLQNNYDLKIAVARIDQITAKYGFTKADLFPSFQYQGTVNSKEMQLNPSNVAASMSWELDFWGKYRHESKAVQDELLGTEEARKVVLSDIVSNIAIAYFQLRNYDNQLQIAQHTLETRQKSFDIINERFKAGYVSEVDKVQIEQQVAIAEASIPRIKREITYQENTISILTGQLPSEIPRGKSNTELQIVSQVPVSVPSSLLENRPDVKGAEYLYMASNERIGEAQAMRYPAFNIGAIAGFASANLSNLFLGSSYAQNAYAGVAGPLFAFGKNKRRVEIYRQQAEEYKFAYQKTYLVAVTEVEQALQDVKMYKEEWIARKKQVDAALINYKLSSARYDNGYVSYLEVLDVERALFDAQLDLSQLSERQLSSMVKLYKALGGGWN; encoded by the coding sequence ATGATGAATAAATATAAAATAAGTGTCGTTATTTTAGCACTCGCTTTATTTCCAATGGGATGTATGGTTGGGCCAAAATACGCAAGACCCGAAGAGCAAAAAGCAACTGCATTTAAATATCAGGGCGCAAATGCGGATACCTCTGCTGCGGTAACTAATGTAAAATGGTTTGATTTGTTTAATGACGATGTACTAAAAGGGTTGATTAATAAAGGACTCCAAAATAATTATGATTTGAAAATTGCGGTAGCCAGAATCGACCAAATTACGGCCAAATACGGTTTTACAAAAGCTGATTTGTTTCCTTCATTTCAATATCAAGGTACTGTAAACAGCAAAGAAATGCAATTGAATCCTTCAAATGTTGCTGCTAGCATGTCTTGGGAGCTTGATTTTTGGGGTAAATACCGCCACGAGAGCAAAGCAGTGCAAGATGAACTTTTGGGCACCGAGGAAGCACGTAAAGTGGTACTTTCAGATATTGTGAGTAATATTGCAATAGCTTATTTTCAGTTGCGAAATTATGACAATCAGCTGCAAATCGCACAACATACACTAGAAACCAGACAAAAATCATTTGACATTATTAATGAAAGATTCAAAGCCGGATATGTTTCCGAAGTTGATAAAGTACAAATAGAGCAACAAGTTGCCATTGCCGAAGCATCTATTCCAAGAATTAAAAGAGAGATTACCTACCAGGAAAATACAATTTCTATATTGACAGGACAATTGCCTTCTGAAATTCCAAGAGGTAAATCAAACACCGAATTACAAATTGTAAGTCAGGTGCCGGTATCAGTACCTTCTTCATTATTGGAAAACAGACCCGATGTTAAGGGAGCCGAATATCTTTATATGGCATCCAATGAAAGAATAGGCGAAGCACAGGCGATGCGCTATCCTGCTTTCAATATCGGAGCTATTGCTGGTTTTGCCAGTGCCAATTTGAGCAATTTGTTTTTGGGGAGTTCCTACGCACAAAACGCTTATGCGGGAGTTGCAGGACCTCTTTTTGCTTTCGGTAAGAACAAGCGCAGAGTTGAAATTTACAGACAACAAGCCGAAGAGTATAAATTTGCTTACCAAAAAACATACTTAGTTGCTGTTACCGAAGTAGAACAAGCTTTGCAAGATGTAAAAATGTATAAAGAAGAATGGATTGCTCGGAAGAAACAAGTTGATGCAGCCCTAATTAACTATAAATTATCATCAGCCCGATATGACAATGGTTATGTTTCCTATCTTGAGGTTTTGGATGTTGAGCGAGCCCTATTTGATGCTCAATTGGATCTTTCTCAATTGTCGGAAAGACAATTAAGTTCAATGGTCAAATTGTATAAAGCGTTGGGCGGAGGCTGGAATTAA
- a CDS encoding lycopene cyclase family protein: MISAQSQHYDYIFTGTGLAALMTVYKMVLSKKFDDKHLLLLDPNLKKTNDRTWCFWEENTTLWEKSISKKWDNALFINGNYNRNLTLKPYKYNQIRGLDFYRLIFDVLEKQKNITIINEEVIHINELENHVFVATPSQSFTSERVLNSVYDKNTVENQQRYPVLQQHFIGWFIQSEEAVFNPDQATFMDFSVAQKGNTRFMYVLPTTTNEALIEYTLFSQSLLEQSEYELEIAKYIQKLGIRNYKIIEKEQGSIPMTCYPFWKKNTKRVLNIGTAGGWTKSSTGYTFKNSDKKSTALVSFLQTKNDFKSFHKTTKFWFYDLLLLDILDRNNELGSQIFSSLFKKGNPALIFKFLDEETTFLEDLKVIWKCPKTIFIKALFRVLFRQKK; encoded by the coding sequence ATGATTTCAGCCCAAAGCCAACATTACGACTATATTTTTACCGGTACAGGTTTGGCCGCTTTGATGACAGTGTATAAAATGGTTTTATCAAAAAAATTTGATGATAAACACCTTTTACTGCTGGATCCAAATCTCAAAAAAACCAATGACAGAACTTGGTGTTTCTGGGAAGAAAACACAACCCTTTGGGAGAAAAGCATTTCAAAAAAATGGGATAATGCTCTATTTATTAACGGAAATTATAATCGTAATTTAACGTTAAAACCTTATAAATATAATCAAATTCGAGGATTGGACTTTTACAGACTGATTTTTGATGTGCTGGAAAAACAAAAGAATATTACCATTATAAACGAAGAAGTAATCCACATCAACGAACTCGAGAATCATGTTTTTGTAGCAACTCCATCGCAGAGTTTTACTTCTGAACGGGTGCTTAATAGTGTGTACGATAAAAATACTGTAGAAAATCAACAACGTTATCCAGTCTTACAACAGCATTTCATTGGCTGGTTTATTCAAAGCGAAGAAGCTGTTTTCAATCCAGATCAGGCAACCTTTATGGACTTTTCTGTAGCCCAAAAAGGGAATACGCGATTTATGTATGTTTTGCCAACAACAACCAACGAAGCTTTGATAGAATACACCTTGTTTTCTCAGTCTCTTTTGGAACAATCTGAATACGAATTGGAAATTGCAAAATACATTCAGAAACTGGGCATTCGTAACTATAAAATTATCGAAAAAGAACAAGGCAGCATCCCGATGACCTGCTATCCTTTTTGGAAAAAAAACACAAAAAGAGTACTCAATATAGGAACTGCCGGCGGATGGACCAAATCCAGCACAGGCTATACTTTTAAAAATTCGGACAAAAAATCGACGGCCTTGGTTTCTTTTCTACAAACAAAAAATGACTTTAAAAGCTTTCATAAAACAACAAAATTCTGGTTTTATGATTTGTTGTTACTCGATATTTTGGACAGGAACAACGAATTGGGTTCCCAAATTTTTTCTTCCTTATTTAAGAAAGGGAATCCAGCATTAATTTTTAAATTCCTTGATGAAGAAACGACCTTTCTCGAAGATTTAAAAGTAATTTGGAAATGTCCAAAAACAATTTTTATAAAGGCTTTGTTCCGAGTCCTTTTTCGACAAAAAAAATAA
- a CDS encoding BrxA/BrxB family bacilliredoxin has protein sequence MYPEEMVKPMQAELTDAGFQELHTAAAVESAIKAEGTTLVVVNSVCGCAARNARPGAKMSLDNDKTPSNLVTVFAGVDREAVEAARVFMFPFPPSSPSIALFKDGELVHMLERHHIEGRPAETIADNLKEAFNEYC, from the coding sequence ATGTATCCAGAAGAAATGGTAAAACCGATGCAAGCTGAATTGACAGATGCTGGTTTTCAAGAATTACACACTGCAGCCGCTGTAGAAAGTGCTATTAAAGCAGAAGGAACAACCCTTGTTGTAGTGAATTCTGTTTGTGGTTGTGCTGCCAGAAATGCACGTCCAGGAGCAAAAATGAGTTTAGACAATGACAAAACGCCTTCCAATCTAGTAACTGTTTTTGCAGGCGTAGACAGAGAAGCTGTTGAAGCAGCAAGAGTATTTATGTTTCCTTTTCCTCCATCATCTCCGAGTATTGCTTTATTCAAAGACGGAGAATTGGTTCACATGCTAGAGCGTCATCATATAGAAGGCCGTCCAGCCGAAACTATTGCCGATAACTTAAAAGAAGCTTTCAACGAATATTGCTAA